Proteins encoded together in one Penaeus vannamei isolate JL-2024 chromosome 41, ASM4276789v1, whole genome shotgun sequence window:
- the LOC113803290 gene encoding serum response factor homolog: MQNPSHNNVDDKFGMNFGGFDPELFSGPHMGGPMGGMGIGMKRSAHDAGLDREPLGLSSDDDSDLLKKDDKMHPSSSSRDAVLSHQTNLESQNQPSKPSLLPNGKKTKGRVKIKMEFIDNKLRRYTTFSKRKTGIMKKAYELSTLTGTQVMLLVASETGHVYTFATRKLQPMITSEAGKALIQTCLNSPDPPQVSSHQHDQRMSATGYEETELTYAVNEDEHKVRQMMYSAPTLNSMHQGGTMASPSHHAAAAAAAAAAALQTHHHQPQYHHPHPPPTPHLSTPTSTHHMSHHHHHLSQASPGHTAHAAHGDHAGVGLHQHTHLVAPQTPLPSHSPLPPHSPVGAPSPTSPYPSVHHHPHHHIPTHSR, translated from the exons ATGCAAAACCCGAGCCATAACAACGTTGACGACAAATTTGGGATGAATTTCGGCGGTTTTGATCCCGAGCTCTTTTCCGGGCCTCACATGGGAGGTCCCATGGGTGGGATGGGCATCGGCATGAAGAGGTCTGCCCACGACGCAGGTCTGGACCGCGAGCCCCTAGGGTTGTCCTCAGACGACGACTCGGACCTCCTCAAGAAGGACGACAAGATGCACCCTTCGTCGAGCAGCAGGGACGCGGTGCTGTCCCACCAGACCAACTTAGAGTCCCAGAACCAACCCAGCAAGCCTAGTCTGCTTCCCAACGGCAAAAAGACCAAAGGCCGTGTCAAAATCAAGATGGAGTTTATCGACAACAAATTGAGGAGATACACCACGTTCTCCAAGAGGAAAACCGGCATCATGAAGAAG GCGTACGAGCTGTCGACGCTGACGGGGACGCAGGTGATGCTGCTGGTGGCGAGCGAGACGGGCCACGTGTACACGTTCGCGACGCGGAAGCTGCAGCCGATGATCACGTCGGAGGCGGGGAAGGCGCTGATTCAGACGTGCCTCAACTCGCCGGACCCGCCGCAGGTGTCGTCGCACCAGCACGACCAGCGCATGTCGGCCACGGGCTACGAGGAGACGGAGCTCACCTACGCCGTCAACGAGGACGAGCACAAGGTACGCCAAATGATGTATTCCGCGCCCACGCTCAATTCGATGCACCAGGGCGGCACCATGGCGTCGCCCTCGcaccacgccgccgccgccgccgccgccgccgccgccgcgctgcagacccaccaccaccagccccaGTACCACCACCCGCACCCGCCGCCCACCCCGCACCTCTCCacgcccacctccacccaccacatgagccaccaccaccaccacctcagcCAGGCCTCGCCCGGCCACACGGCCCACGCCGCCCACGGCGACCACGCGGGCGTCGGCCTGCACCAGCACACCCACCTGGTGGCCCCGCAGACGCCCctgccctcccactcccccctgccCCCGCACTCCCCCGTGGGCGCCCCCTCGCCCACGTCGCCCTACCCCAGCGTCCACCACCACCCGCAccaccacatacccacccactCGCGGTag